One stretch of Microplitis mediator isolate UGA2020A chromosome 9, iyMicMedi2.1, whole genome shotgun sequence DNA includes these proteins:
- the LOC130674991 gene encoding poly [ADP-ribose] polymerase tankyrase-2-like, translating into MQTVSDIIEEFGLSFCPLLDDGHYLLSDAVEKSQVEMVEYLLRKNAKVNSNRDVLSPLQIAAMNDNTIIFELLLEHGATISYNNIYKNKSPIKLAVEHSNVDIARLIVEHKNFGKKYDQFLLHTAVKNDSFPMVTFLLEIGMDVNEYDDDRSAPIHHALMARNNDILQLLLNYGADVDAKNKYGDTPVCLVLMQPDSRYFASSDFFELSILGNTQNKSKLDILLDNDADINAQDISKYFPPIPRHLRMHFPAHGRVEYSTSTNKKRIIKHIVKLRSRNVPLSNDNLILLSSLLEDKLIEDYEQICEQEISRAMIEKLPNSSISFHNILSKNYNFLAACAKNRTLQTILLSTEISNRFPIYGSVMKLRFTKGLVRKNFLDKSTQVFHNIFPVASKLLIDAVDDVFKCLDNNDLRHFLRMFQQDN; encoded by the coding sequence aTGCAAACAGTAAGTGACATAATAGAAGAATTTGGTTTATCATTCTGTCCATTGCTGGATGATGGACATTACCTACTTAGTGATGCCGTTGAAAAAAGTCAAGTAGAAATGGTGGAATATTTATTGCGGAAAAATGCAAAAGTTAACAGCAATCGTGATGTTCTGTCACCTCTTCAGATTGCCGCCATGAACGACAACACGATAATTTTCGAATTGCTTCTGGAACACGGGGCTACAATAagttataacaatatttataagaataagTCACCAATTAAGTTAGCAGTTGAGCACAGCAATGTTGACATCGCAAGACTTATCGTTGAGcacaaaaattttggaaaaaaatatgatcagTTTTTACTGCATACTGCTGTCAAGAATGACAGCTTCCCAATGGTCacatttttattagaaattggaATGGATGTCAATGAATATGATGACGACAGATCAGCTCCAATTCATCACGCATTAATGGCCCGCAACAATGATATTTtgcaattattattgaattatgGAGCAGATGTTGatgctaaaaataaatatggagATACTCCAGTTTGTTTGGTTCTAATGCAACCGGATAGCAGATATTTCGCAAGTTCTGATTTCTTTGAACTGTCTATCCTTGGCAATACAcagaataaaagtaaattggATATTCTCCTTGATAATGATGCAGACATAAATGCTCAGGATATCAGTAAATATTTCCCACCTATTCCTCGTCATCTTCGCATGCATTTTCCTGCTCATGGTCGTGTTGAATACAGTACTTCGACAAACAAAAAACGCattattaaacatattgtaaaattaagaAGTCGAAATGTACCTCTATCTAATGACAATCTTATATTATTGTCTTCTCTTCTTGAAGACAAACTGATTGAAGATTATGAACAAATATGTGAGCAAGAAATTTCGAGAgcaatgatagaaaaattaccaAACTCGagtatttcatttcataatattttaagcaaaaattataattttttagctgCGTGTGCAAAAAATAGAACTCTTCAGACGATCCTATTATCGactgaaatttcaaatcgatttCCGATTTATGGATCGGTTATGAAACTTCGGTTTACGAAAGGACTagtaaggaaaaattttttagataaaagtACTCAAgtttttcataatatttttcccGTTGCGTCTAAATTGTTGATTGATGCCGTCGATGatgtatttaaatgtttagaTAATAATGATTTA